The following are from one region of the Chromobacterium phragmitis genome:
- the pilV gene encoding type IV pilus modification protein PilV has translation MSMIPARQAGFSMLEVLVALIVISLGLLGIAAMQAASINNTSIARSRSLGAITAESMAAAMHANTAYWGALTASGSWSVGPSGVSGTPTLSQTVDCAAATCSAANLAGYDANQWASGTLKTLPSGSGQIVCSPYAAGSTPVGCTITVTWLEKNSAVNAAGVTSGTVTQSYQMVVVP, from the coding sequence ATGTCCATGATTCCCGCCCGCCAGGCGGGCTTCAGCATGCTGGAAGTGCTGGTGGCCCTGATCGTGATCTCGCTCGGCCTGCTCGGCATCGCCGCCATGCAGGCGGCCAGCATCAACAACACCAGCATCGCGCGCTCGCGCAGCCTGGGCGCCATCACCGCGGAAAGCATGGCGGCGGCCATGCACGCCAATACCGCCTACTGGGGCGCGTTGACCGCCAGCGGCAGTTGGAGCGTCGGACCGTCCGGCGTAAGCGGCACGCCAACGCTCAGCCAAACCGTGGACTGCGCGGCGGCAACCTGCTCAGCGGCCAATCTCGCCGGCTACGACGCCAACCAATGGGCGAGCGGCACGCTGAAGACGCTGCCCAGCGGGAGCGGCCAGATAGTCTGCAGTCCGTACGCGGCTGGGTCGACCCCGGTCGGCTGCACCATCACCGTCACCTGGCTGGAGAAGAATAGCGCGGTCAATGCCGCCGGGGTGACGTCGGGCACCGTCACCCAGAGCTACCAGATGGTGGTGGTGCCATGA
- a CDS encoding FAD-dependent oxidoreductase: protein MSEHADVLVVGGGPVGALAALRLARQGRSVMLLEARAKDAEVRDARALALSWHSRVLLEDAGAWPDGLPATHIDTVHVSQQGSCGRTRLDREDLDLPHLGAVVDYPALVAGLGGALEQAGVQVRWQCRVTVVKSLSQYACAEVETPEGRLLLTGRLLALAEGGALAETLPGIRRLTHDYHQCAVLAEVETELPPQGVAYERFAHDGPFALLPHGERYMLVWTRSQADAERLLAADESVLREELQLAFGERQGRILAVGPRASFPLVLRQASRVASGRVALIGNAAQTMHPVAAQGLNLGLRDAVGLAEALGLAADPGDAAALRRYAAARRLDSQAVVGFTHGLIKLFDGHHPLVNRLRGAGMTGLDALPALRRKFAGHLVFGVQG, encoded by the coding sequence ATGAGCGAACACGCCGATGTGCTGGTGGTGGGAGGCGGGCCGGTGGGCGCGCTGGCGGCATTGAGGCTGGCTCGGCAGGGCCGCAGCGTGATGCTGCTGGAGGCGCGGGCGAAGGATGCCGAGGTGCGCGACGCCCGCGCATTGGCCCTGTCCTGGCACAGCCGAGTGTTGTTGGAGGATGCCGGCGCGTGGCCGGACGGCCTGCCGGCCACCCATATCGATACCGTGCATGTGTCGCAGCAAGGCAGCTGCGGCCGCACCCGGCTGGATCGGGAAGACCTGGATCTGCCGCATCTGGGCGCGGTGGTCGACTACCCGGCGCTTGTCGCCGGGCTCGGCGGCGCGCTGGAGCAAGCCGGCGTGCAGGTGAGATGGCAATGCCGGGTGACGGTGGTGAAGAGCCTGAGCCAGTACGCGTGCGCCGAGGTGGAGACGCCGGAAGGCCGCCTGCTGCTGACCGGCCGCCTGCTGGCGCTGGCCGAGGGCGGCGCGCTGGCGGAAACGTTGCCGGGCATCCGCCGGCTGACCCACGATTACCATCAGTGCGCGGTGCTGGCCGAGGTGGAGACCGAGCTGCCGCCCCAGGGCGTGGCCTACGAGCGTTTCGCTCATGACGGCCCGTTCGCGTTGCTGCCGCACGGCGAGCGCTACATGCTGGTGTGGACCCGCAGCCAAGCCGACGCGGAACGGCTGCTCGCCGCGGATGAGTCGGTATTGCGCGAGGAGTTGCAGCTGGCTTTCGGCGAGCGGCAGGGCCGCATCCTGGCGGTCGGCCCGCGCGCCAGCTTCCCGCTGGTCCTGCGCCAGGCGAGCCGGGTGGCCAGCGGCCGGGTGGCATTGATAGGCAATGCCGCCCAGACCATGCATCCGGTGGCGGCGCAGGGGCTGAATCTGGGCCTGCGCGACGCGGTCGGCCTGGCCGAGGCGCTGGGGCTGGCGGCCGATCCTGGCGACGCCGCCGCGCTGCGGCGCTATGCGGCGGCTCGCCGACTGGACAGCCAGGCGGTGGTGGGATTCACCCATGGCTTGATCAAGCTGTTCGATGGCCATCACCCGCTGGTGAACCGCCTGCGGGGCGCGGGGATGACGGGGTTGGACGCGCTGCCCGCCTTGCGGCGCAAATTCGCCGGCCATCTGGTGTTCGGCGTGCAAGGATAA
- a CDS encoding aminopeptidase P N-terminal domain-containing protein, with amino-acid sequence MHQPHAERRKRLMNQIGDGVALLATAPEAARNADNHYPYRADSYFLHLTGFEEPEAVLLLDGRSGRSILFCRDRNPEMEIWDGFRYGPDGAREAFGFDEAYPLAEMAERVPELLTDSGQLWWLLGHDEAFDRRVNVWLDAVRLRCRDARGPSQFGDLRALLDEMRMVKDEAEIELLRVAGEISAAGHVRAMRAARPGLYEYQLEAELLHAFVSRGARQPAYESIVAAGANACTLHYVANRSRLNDGELLLIDAGCEYRGYAGDITRAFPVNGRFSGPQRDVYEIVLAAELAGIAAVKPGAAWHAPADAALAVLARGMVDLGLLAGTPEGAIESGAYRQFYMHGVGHMIGLDVHDVGQRKLRGRWREYQPGMCTTVEPGLYIRPAAGVPEAFHNIGIRIEDDVLVTADGNEVYTAAAPKTVAEIEALMRGER; translated from the coding sequence ATGCACCAGCCGCATGCCGAACGCCGCAAGCGCTTGATGAACCAGATCGGCGACGGCGTAGCCCTGCTGGCCACCGCGCCGGAAGCGGCGCGCAACGCCGACAACCATTATCCCTATCGCGCCGACAGCTACTTCCTGCACTTGACCGGTTTCGAGGAGCCGGAAGCCGTGTTGCTGCTGGACGGCCGCAGCGGCAGATCCATCCTGTTTTGCCGAGACCGCAATCCGGAGATGGAGATCTGGGACGGCTTCCGTTACGGTCCGGACGGCGCGCGCGAGGCATTCGGCTTCGACGAGGCCTACCCGCTGGCCGAAATGGCGGAGCGGGTGCCCGAGTTGCTGACCGATAGCGGCCAGCTGTGGTGGCTGCTAGGCCATGACGAGGCTTTCGACCGTCGCGTCAATGTGTGGCTGGATGCGGTGAGGCTGCGCTGCCGCGACGCGCGCGGGCCGAGCCAATTCGGCGATTTGCGCGCGCTGCTGGATGAAATGCGCATGGTCAAGGACGAGGCGGAGATCGAATTGCTGCGCGTGGCCGGAGAGATTTCCGCCGCGGGCCATGTGCGGGCCATGCGCGCCGCCAGGCCCGGCCTGTACGAGTACCAGCTGGAGGCGGAGTTGCTGCATGCCTTCGTCAGCCGCGGGGCGCGCCAGCCGGCTTACGAAAGCATCGTCGCCGCCGGCGCCAACGCTTGCACGCTGCATTACGTGGCCAACCGCTCGCGGCTGAACGACGGCGAACTGCTGTTGATAGACGCCGGCTGCGAGTACCGGGGCTACGCCGGCGACATCACGCGCGCCTTTCCCGTCAACGGCCGCTTCAGCGGCCCGCAGCGCGACGTGTACGAGATCGTGCTCGCCGCCGAGCTGGCCGGCATCGCGGCGGTGAAGCCGGGCGCGGCCTGGCATGCGCCGGCGGACGCCGCGCTGGCGGTGCTGGCGCGGGGCATGGTGGATCTGGGCCTGCTGGCGGGCACGCCGGAGGGAGCGATCGAGTCCGGCGCTTATCGCCAGTTCTACATGCATGGCGTCGGCCACATGATAGGCCTGGATGTGCATGATGTCGGCCAGCGCAAGCTGCGGGGACGCTGGCGCGAGTATCAGCCGGGCATGTGCACCACCGTGGAGCCGGGGTTGTATATCCGCCCCGCGGCGGGGGTGCCGGAGGCCTTCCACAATATCGGCATCCGCATCGAAGACGATGTGCTGGTGACAGCGGATGGCAACGAGGTGTATACCGCGGCGGCGCCGAAAACGGTGGCCGAGATCGAGGCGCTGATGCGCGGAGAGCGATAA
- a CDS encoding PilW family protein, translating into MTARRQRGGSLIEVMVAIAIGLFLLSVLTMIFTSTRLTKTSQSGLAQLQDNQRTAMTLINSVAQAAGYYPNPQTQTAAAALPASGSFAAGQSVAGISGSAGASDTLSVRFASTSADAILNCNGSSNASANSQIYVNVFAINSANQLTCSVNGAAAQVLVDGVSKMTVLYGADENNSGSTTRYYPASALPAGATVRSLWITLTLVNPLANQPGQPSTVPMSWLIGLMNQL; encoded by the coding sequence ATGACCGCCCGGCGCCAGAGAGGCGGCAGCCTGATCGAGGTGATGGTAGCCATCGCCATAGGCCTGTTTCTGCTCAGCGTGCTGACCATGATCTTCACTTCCACCCGGCTGACCAAAACCAGCCAGTCCGGCTTGGCTCAACTGCAGGACAACCAACGCACGGCGATGACGCTGATCAACAGCGTCGCCCAAGCCGCCGGCTATTACCCCAATCCCCAAACCCAGACCGCGGCGGCCGCGCTGCCGGCATCGGGCAGCTTCGCCGCCGGACAATCGGTCGCCGGCATATCGGGCTCGGCCGGCGCGTCGGACACGCTGAGTGTGCGCTTCGCCTCCACCAGCGCCGACGCCATCCTCAACTGCAACGGTTCCAGCAACGCCAGCGCCAACAGCCAGATCTATGTCAACGTCTTCGCGATCAACAGCGCCAATCAACTTACCTGCTCGGTCAACGGCGCCGCCGCCCAAGTGCTGGTGGACGGCGTCAGCAAAATGACCGTGCTATACGGCGCGGATGAAAACAACAGCGGCTCCACCACCCGCTACTACCCGGCCTCAGCCCTGCCCGCCGGCGCGACCGTGCGCTCGCTGTGGATCACGCTGACCCTGGTCAACCCGCTGGCAAACCAGCCCGGCCAACCGTCCACGGTGCCGATGTCCTGGCTGATAGGCCTGATGAACCAGCTATGA
- a CDS encoding type IV pilin protein, with translation MRKRSQGFSLLELVITLAVLAILTAIAVPAYRNFMMKSGRAAAKTALQDLATRQESYYATNNSYASQLATLGYASGAVYVPGNGNNLYALSIASATASAFSLSAAPQGSQAQDSCQTYKLDNLGNQSNVDASNNTLAVSGCW, from the coding sequence ATGCGCAAGCGTTCGCAAGGCTTCAGCCTGCTGGAGCTGGTCATCACACTGGCCGTGCTGGCCATCCTGACCGCCATCGCCGTTCCTGCCTACCGCAATTTCATGATGAAATCCGGCCGCGCGGCGGCGAAAACGGCGCTGCAAGACTTGGCCACGCGCCAGGAAAGCTATTACGCGACCAACAACAGCTACGCCAGCCAGTTGGCCACGCTGGGCTACGCCAGCGGCGCCGTCTACGTGCCAGGCAACGGCAACAACCTGTACGCGCTTTCCATCGCCAGCGCCACGGCCAGCGCCTTCTCCCTGTCAGCCGCGCCGCAGGGAAGCCAGGCCCAGGACAGCTGCCAAACTTACAAGCTGGACAATCTGGGCAATCAGAGCAACGTAGATGCCAGCAACAATACGCTTGCCGTCAGCGGCTGCTGGTGA
- a CDS encoding pilus assembly protein, with translation MRTTAPRLSLIATLLSGLSPLTAGAVTVSDNFTGGSAQLGWLVFGGACMTAGNGTGTIPACGNRDPSGNTQIGGYSGTLPDPSGNGALRLTNSAGSQSGAIVYNSLFPSDSGLQATFTSYTYNGDSGGSARNGADGMSFFLLTGIPSAVGSFGGSLGYSCSNVNSPYNGIIGGYLGLGMDEYGNFPNGGSSNDNTSTGPGSRPQNISLRGAGSVAASALASQFGGSFSASTVQSVCKSGKYGTRSVMNYPFISIPGVSGGVYQLPASQPMANESATKRGQAVPISYKLKITPANLLSLWYSYNNGAYVPVIANYDINNTAVSGPLPTQITFGFAGSTGGSRNVHEISCFQAQPFTQSSSSSGLNSQQTTLIRTGTQQYVASYHADNWWGSLASYALLGNQTTGQVSVASTATWDASCVLTGGSCATTGASNMAAQSSRAILSWNGSQGIPFQWASLSAGQQSAIGPDGNGSARVSYLRGSRSNEVTTLGSGLFRDRDGVLGDLINSSPIWVGPPQNSYQDSWSDKLYPTASAAENATGSQAYSAYKSANLTRTNVVYNGGNDGMLHGFRSGANDSSGNYVATNNDGQEILAYMPAAVQANTVQFSNPTYAHQYYVDATPAADDLFYGSNWHTWLIGGLGAGGQALYMLDVGNPATFSEASAASVVLNEFNSGTLSCANKSTCGNDLGYTFGTPVIARFHNGQWGAVFGNGYGSANGHAAIYIMLVGSNGAPSFYILDTGSGTANDPSGGGGKNGIYYTTVADLDGDNIADYIYAGDLFGNVWRFDLTASSPSSWTVSQFGRGVASPLFTSQYTYCTDSQVSAGSCARSLQPITSKLLLSAIPTGNASPRVLVSFGTGQKIPFTTSSADLYAGGAQSLYGVWDWDMSGWNTLAGRSAYYAPITPPSATLRPSNLTAQSVSASYSSTLGSVQGYRALSSNTVCWSGNTACSPNNNSYGWSLSLPGSGEQVIYNPVNQLGTFTVNTTIPPNNNPSSCTVASATGFTMSLNLKTGGATTRSYYANDAGNFSGINGAVINGVAVNMAGSPSVVGFQNNYFAIGSSINGGPVATPPQINPAAFDMHARLNWRELR, from the coding sequence ATGCGAACCACTGCCCCCCGCCTCAGCCTGATCGCCACCCTGCTGTCCGGCCTGTCGCCGCTGACCGCCGGCGCGGTCACCGTCAGCGACAACTTCACCGGCGGCAGCGCCCAACTTGGCTGGCTGGTGTTCGGCGGCGCCTGCATGACCGCCGGCAACGGCACCGGCACCATACCGGCCTGCGGCAACAGGGACCCCAGCGGCAATACCCAGATCGGCGGCTACAGCGGCACCCTGCCCGACCCAAGCGGCAACGGCGCGCTGCGGCTGACCAACAGCGCAGGCAGCCAATCCGGTGCCATTGTCTACAACAGCCTGTTTCCGTCCGACAGCGGCCTGCAGGCCACCTTCACCAGCTACACCTACAACGGCGACTCCGGCGGCAGCGCCCGCAACGGCGCGGACGGCATGAGCTTCTTCCTGCTCACCGGCATCCCCAGCGCCGTCGGCTCTTTCGGCGGCAGCCTGGGTTACAGCTGCTCCAACGTGAACTCGCCGTACAACGGCATCATCGGCGGCTATCTGGGCCTGGGCATGGACGAGTACGGCAACTTTCCCAATGGCGGCTCCAGCAACGACAACACATCCACCGGCCCCGGCTCCAGGCCGCAGAACATCTCGCTGCGCGGCGCCGGATCGGTTGCCGCCAGCGCGCTGGCCAGCCAGTTCGGCGGCAGCTTCAGCGCCTCCACGGTTCAGAGCGTGTGCAAATCGGGAAAATACGGCACCAGAAGCGTGATGAATTATCCATTCATCAGCATTCCCGGCGTCAGCGGCGGCGTCTACCAACTGCCGGCCAGCCAGCCGATGGCCAATGAATCCGCCACCAAGCGCGGCCAGGCGGTGCCCATCAGCTACAAGCTGAAGATCACGCCGGCCAACCTGCTCAGCCTCTGGTACAGCTACAACAACGGCGCCTACGTGCCGGTGATCGCCAATTACGACATCAACAACACCGCCGTCAGCGGCCCGCTGCCCACCCAGATCACCTTCGGCTTCGCCGGCTCCACCGGCGGCAGCCGCAATGTGCACGAGATCAGTTGCTTCCAGGCCCAGCCCTTCACCCAGTCCTCCAGCTCCAGCGGCCTGAACAGCCAGCAAACCACGCTGATCCGCACCGGCACCCAGCAATACGTGGCCAGTTATCACGCCGACAACTGGTGGGGATCGCTGGCCTCCTACGCGCTGCTGGGCAACCAGACCACCGGCCAGGTCTCGGTGGCCAGCACCGCCACCTGGGACGCCTCCTGCGTGCTGACCGGCGGCAGTTGCGCCACCACCGGCGCCAGCAATATGGCCGCCCAATCCAGCCGCGCGATCCTAAGCTGGAACGGCAGCCAGGGCATTCCCTTCCAGTGGGCCAGCCTCAGCGCCGGCCAGCAAAGCGCCATCGGTCCGGACGGCAACGGCTCGGCCCGCGTGTCCTATCTGCGCGGCTCCCGCAGCAACGAGGTCACCACGCTGGGCAGCGGCCTGTTCCGCGACCGCGACGGCGTGCTGGGCGATCTGATCAACAGCAGCCCGATCTGGGTGGGCCCGCCGCAAAACAGCTATCAGGACAGCTGGAGCGACAAGCTCTACCCCACCGCCTCCGCCGCGGAAAACGCCACCGGTTCCCAGGCCTACTCCGCCTATAAGTCGGCCAACCTCACCCGCACCAACGTGGTCTACAACGGCGGCAACGACGGCATGCTGCACGGTTTCCGCAGCGGCGCCAACGACAGCAGCGGCAACTACGTGGCCACCAACAACGACGGCCAGGAAATTCTGGCCTACATGCCCGCCGCGGTGCAGGCCAACACCGTCCAATTCAGCAACCCCACGTACGCCCACCAGTATTATGTGGACGCCACGCCGGCCGCCGACGACCTGTTCTACGGCAGCAACTGGCATACCTGGCTGATAGGCGGCTTGGGGGCCGGCGGCCAGGCCTTGTACATGCTGGATGTCGGCAATCCGGCCACCTTCTCCGAAGCCAGCGCCGCCAGCGTGGTGCTGAACGAGTTCAACAGCGGCACGCTCAGCTGCGCCAACAAGTCCACTTGCGGCAACGACCTGGGCTACACCTTCGGCACCCCCGTCATCGCCCGCTTCCACAACGGCCAATGGGGCGCGGTGTTCGGCAACGGCTACGGCAGCGCCAACGGCCATGCCGCCATCTACATCATGCTGGTGGGCAGCAACGGCGCGCCCAGCTTCTATATCCTGGACACGGGCAGCGGCACCGCCAACGACCCGTCCGGCGGCGGCGGCAAAAACGGCATCTACTACACCACGGTCGCCGACCTGGACGGCGACAACATCGCCGACTACATCTACGCCGGCGACCTGTTCGGCAATGTCTGGCGCTTCGACCTCACCGCCAGCTCGCCCTCCAGCTGGACGGTGTCGCAATTCGGCCGCGGCGTCGCCTCCCCGCTGTTCACCTCCCAATACACCTATTGCACCGACAGCCAGGTCAGCGCCGGCAGCTGCGCCCGCAGCCTGCAGCCCATCACCAGCAAGCTGCTGCTATCCGCCATCCCCACCGGCAATGCCAGCCCGCGGGTGCTGGTGTCTTTCGGCACCGGTCAGAAAATCCCCTTCACCACCAGTTCCGCCGACCTCTACGCCGGCGGCGCGCAAAGCCTGTATGGCGTCTGGGACTGGGACATGTCCGGCTGGAACACCCTGGCGGGACGCTCCGCCTATTACGCGCCGATCACGCCACCCAGCGCCACGCTGCGCCCGAGCAACCTCACGGCACAGAGCGTATCGGCATCCTACAGCTCCACGCTGGGCTCGGTGCAAGGCTACCGGGCGCTGAGCAGCAATACCGTGTGCTGGAGCGGCAATACCGCCTGCAGCCCCAACAACAACAGCTACGGTTGGTCGCTGAGCCTGCCAGGCAGCGGCGAGCAGGTGATCTACAACCCGGTCAACCAATTGGGCACCTTCACCGTCAACACCACCATTCCGCCCAACAACAATCCGTCATCGTGCACGGTAGCGTCAGCTACCGGCTTCACCATGTCGCTGAACCTGAAAACCGGCGGCGCCACCACCCGATCCTATTACGCCAACGACGCAGGCAACTTCAGCGGCATCAACGGCGCCGTCATCAACGGCGTCGCGGTAAACATGGCCGGCTCGCCCAGCGTGGTGGGCTTCCAGAACAACTACTTCGCGATCGGCAGCAGCATCAACGGCGGACCGGTGGCCACGCCGCCGCAGATCAATCCGGCAGCCTTCGACATGCATGCCCGGCTGAACTGGAGGGAGCTGCGTTGA
- a CDS encoding pilus assembly PilX family protein, with protein MKRARPSSLARSPRGFTLVAALMMLIVITIIGIALMRSSGLLGKMAGNTREKGRAFEAAEATLQYAEWWLSQNATTNSPINCNGAQSVPQICNNAIANPTANGAWSVGYTYNPPFLTQSPNGGSQTYYHLPQLYIQYLGLNASGNGALYQLTAVGYGGNDSSVAVLQSTYTLYSGTSNLGK; from the coding sequence ATGAAACGCGCGCGCCCCTCGTCCCTCGCACGCAGTCCACGCGGCTTCACGCTGGTGGCGGCGCTGATGATGCTGATCGTGATCACCATCATCGGCATCGCGCTGATGCGCAGCAGCGGCCTGCTGGGCAAGATGGCCGGCAACACCCGGGAAAAGGGACGCGCCTTCGAGGCCGCGGAAGCCACGCTGCAATACGCGGAATGGTGGCTGAGCCAGAACGCCACCACCAACAGTCCGATCAATTGCAACGGCGCCCAAAGCGTGCCCCAGATCTGCAACAACGCGATCGCCAACCCCACCGCCAACGGGGCGTGGAGCGTCGGCTATACCTACAACCCGCCTTTCCTGACCCAGTCCCCCAACGGCGGCAGCCAGACCTACTATCACCTGCCCCAGCTTTACATCCAGTATCTTGGCCTGAACGCCAGCGGCAACGGCGCGCTCTACCAGCTCACCGCCGTGGGCTACGGCGGCAACGACTCGTCCGTGGCGGTGCTGCAAAGCACCTATACGCTGTATTCCGGCACCTCCAACCTGGGGAAATGA
- a CDS encoding UbiH/UbiF family hydroxylase → MRYDKYQAVIVGGGLVGASLALALARAGKRVALLEAGEPAVEGLEQGWDARIYAVSPANRRFLEGMDAWPDMQRIGTIESMDVRGDAGGRIAFSARDADADALAWIAENRWLLASLWAQLRDSGAELITGARAQSLATTPGEARLTLEDGRELAAELLVGADGANSWVRGELGLQASVKPYGQSGVVANFACERPHQGVARQWFFGDSILAWLPMAGNRISMVWSTPDSQSLLRLSPEALSERVAVAGGRQLGELEAITPAAAFPLRLIQPEAVAAERVVLIGDAAHTVHPLAGQGVNLGFQDAAQLAGLLASAPDCGDWMLLRRYQRQRREAVAAMQLGCDGLYRLFHAKLPGLSWLRNTGLSLTNCLTPLKRQFAKQAIGY, encoded by the coding sequence ATGCGTTACGACAAATATCAAGCTGTGATCGTCGGCGGCGGCCTGGTCGGCGCCAGCTTGGCGCTGGCGCTGGCGCGCGCCGGCAAGCGAGTGGCGTTGCTGGAGGCCGGAGAGCCGGCCGTCGAAGGCTTGGAGCAGGGTTGGGACGCGCGCATTTACGCGGTCAGCCCGGCCAATCGCCGTTTCCTGGAGGGCATGGACGCCTGGCCGGACATGCAGCGGATCGGAACGATAGAATCGATGGACGTGCGCGGCGACGCCGGCGGGCGGATTGCGTTCTCCGCCCGCGACGCCGATGCCGACGCGCTGGCCTGGATCGCGGAAAATCGCTGGCTGCTGGCTTCGTTGTGGGCCCAGCTGCGCGACAGCGGCGCGGAACTGATCACCGGCGCGCGGGCGCAGTCGCTGGCCACGACGCCCGGCGAAGCCAGGCTGACGCTGGAGGATGGCCGGGAACTGGCGGCCGAGCTGCTGGTTGGAGCGGATGGCGCCAACTCCTGGGTCCGGGGGGAGCTGGGCTTGCAGGCCAGCGTCAAGCCATACGGCCAAAGCGGCGTAGTGGCCAATTTCGCCTGCGAGCGGCCGCATCAGGGCGTGGCGCGGCAATGGTTCTTCGGCGACAGCATTCTGGCCTGGCTGCCGATGGCCGGGAACCGAATCTCCATGGTCTGGTCCACTCCTGATTCGCAGTCGTTGCTGCGGTTGTCGCCCGAAGCGCTGTCTGAGCGCGTGGCCGTGGCCGGCGGGCGGCAACTGGGCGAGCTTGAGGCCATCACGCCGGCGGCGGCCTTTCCGCTGCGGCTGATCCAGCCGGAGGCGGTGGCGGCGGAGCGGGTGGTCTTGATAGGCGATGCCGCCCATACCGTCCACCCCTTGGCGGGGCAAGGCGTCAACCTGGGCTTCCAGGACGCCGCGCAACTGGCAGGGCTGTTGGCGTCTGCGCCGGACTGCGGCGATTGGATGCTGCTGCGCCGCTACCAGCGGCAACGCCGCGAAGCGGTGGCGGCGATGCAATTAGGCTGCGATGGCCTCTACCGGCTGTTCCATGCGAAACTGCCAGGTCTGTCATGGCTGCGCAATACCGGCCTGTCCTTGACCAACTGCCTGACGCCCTTGAAGCGGCAGTTCGCCAAGCAGGCGATTGGATACTGA
- a CDS encoding DsbC family protein → MNKRMKTLALSSAMLMSLAACSQAAGGNVEDVKKAFIEHFPGKQVKSVSATPVKGIYELVVDGRQVVYVNSDASYLFVGDLIDTKNKESLTEKKMAELSKVDFNALPFQYAFKDVRGKGERKMAVFTDPDCPFCKKLERESLKGIDNVTIYTFLYPLTQLHPDAMRKSKQIWCSPDKAAAWTAFMRDGKPLTGPDNCDTPLDKIQALGEKMGITGTPALVFANGRMVPGAIGGDDIEQLLNAK, encoded by the coding sequence ATGAACAAGAGAATGAAGACGCTGGCCTTGTCCAGCGCGATGCTGATGTCGCTGGCCGCCTGCTCCCAGGCCGCCGGCGGCAATGTCGAGGATGTCAAGAAGGCTTTCATCGAGCACTTCCCCGGCAAGCAAGTGAAGAGCGTCAGCGCCACCCCGGTCAAGGGCATCTACGAATTGGTGGTGGATGGCCGCCAGGTGGTGTATGTCAACAGCGATGCTAGCTATCTGTTCGTCGGCGACCTGATCGACACCAAGAACAAGGAAAGCCTGACCGAGAAGAAGATGGCCGAGCTGTCCAAGGTGGACTTCAACGCGCTGCCGTTCCAGTACGCGTTCAAGGACGTGCGCGGCAAAGGCGAGCGCAAGATGGCGGTGTTCACCGATCCGGATTGCCCGTTTTGCAAGAAGCTGGAGCGCGAGAGCCTGAAGGGCATCGACAACGTTACCATTTACACCTTCCTGTATCCGCTGACCCAGCTGCACCCGGACGCGATGCGCAAGTCCAAGCAAATCTGGTGCTCGCCGGACAAGGCGGCGGCCTGGACCGCCTTCATGCGCGACGGCAAGCCGCTGACCGGTCCTGACAACTGCGACACGCCGCTGGACAAGATCCAGGCGCTGGGCGAGAAGATGGGCATCACCGGCACGCCGGCGCTGGTGTTCGCCAACGGCCGCATGGTGCCGGGCGCGATCGGCGGCGACGACATCGAACAGCTGTTGAACGCCAAGTAA
- a CDS encoding acyl-CoA-binding protein yields MSDLQTLFTQAQADVKTLSERPDNQTLLQLYALFKQATEGDATGERPGMMDFINRAKFDAWEKLKGKDAAAAMQEYVDVVNKLLAD; encoded by the coding sequence ATGTCTGATCTGCAGACTCTTTTCACCCAGGCCCAGGCCGACGTCAAGACCCTGTCCGAACGTCCGGACAATCAGACCCTGCTGCAGCTGTACGCGCTGTTCAAGCAGGCGACTGAAGGCGACGCCACGGGCGAGCGCCCGGGCATGATGGACTTCATCAACCGCGCCAAGTTCGATGCCTGGGAAAAGCTTAAGGGCAAGGATGCCGCCGCGGCGATGCAGGAGTACGTGGACGTGGTGAACAAGCTGCTGGCCGATTAA